Below is a genomic region from Citrobacter europaeus.
GGGTGCTCTGGCGAACCTGACGGCGGCAATCAACACGACCACCTCCAACATTCAAAGTCTGAATACGGAAGAGAAAGATGGCCGCGTCTATAGCGCCTTTATTCGCCTGACCGCTCGCGATCGCGTGCATCTGGCGAATATCATGCGCAAAATTCGCGTCATGCCGGACGTGATAAAAGTCACCCGAAACCGAAACTAGTCTTATGAATGAACAGCGCTATGCACGTATCCGCGAGATGCTCGCGCGTCGGCAGCCCGATCTGACCGTCTGCATGGAGCAGGTCCACAAACCTCATAACGTTTCTGCGATCATTCGTACTGCAGATGCGGTCGGCGTGCATGAAGTCCACGCCGTCTGGCCGGGTAGCCGTATGCGCACCATGGCCTCTTCTGCCGCAGGCAGCAATAGTTGGGTGCAGGTGAAAACTCACCTTACCATTGGCGATGCGGTCACACATTTAAAAAGCCAGGGCATGCAGGTTCTGGCTACTCATCTGTCAGATAACGCCGTGGATTTTCGCGAGATTGATTACACGCGGCCCACCTGCATCCTGATGGGCCAGGAGAAAACCGGCATCACTCAGGAAGCGTTGGATCTGGCTGATCAGGACATCATCATTCCCATGACTGGCATGGTGCAGTCGCTGAACGTTTCTGTCGCCTCCGCGCTAATCCTGTACGAAGCGCAGCGCCAGCGGCAAAATGCTGGCATGTACCGACGAGAAAACAGCATGCTGCCACAAGACGAGCAGCAGCGCTTACTGTTTGAAGGCGGTTATCCGGTGCTGGCGAATGTCGCTAAGCGCAAAGGTCTTCCCTACCCTCACGTCAACGCGCAGGGCGAAATTGAAGCCGATGCAACGTGGTGGGCCACTATGCAATCTGCGAGATAAACGCGATGAAAGGCCGTTTACTGGATGCCATCCCACTCAACTCTCTGACCGGCGTTGGCGCAGCGCAAAGCAGTAAACTGGCGAAAATTGGCCTGCACACCGTGCAGGACCTCCTGCTCCACCTCCCTCTGCGTTACGAAGATCGTACCCATCTGTACCCCATTGGCGAATTGCTACCGGGCGTCTATGCCACCGTTGAAGGCGAAGTGCTGAACTGTAATATCACCTTCGGTGGCCGCCGGATGATGACCTGTCAGATCAGCGATGGCTCCGGCATTCTCACCATGCGCTTTTTCAATTTCAGCGCTGCGATGAAAAACAGCCTTGCGACCGGTCGCCGGGTGCTGGCCTACGGTGAAGCCAAACGCGGGAAATATGGGGCAGAAATGATTCACCCGGAATACCGCGTGCAGGGCGATCTCAGCACGCCGGAATTGCAAGAAACGCTCACACCGGTGTATCCAACTACCGAAGGCGTGAAGCAGGCCACGCTGCGCAAACTGACCGATCAAGCGCTGGATCTGCTCGATACCTGCGCCATTGCCGAACTGCTGCCGCCAGAGCTGTTACAGGGCATGATGAGC
It encodes:
- the trmH gene encoding tRNA (guanosine(18)-2'-O)-methyltransferase TrmH; translation: MNEQRYARIREMLARRQPDLTVCMEQVHKPHNVSAIIRTADAVGVHEVHAVWPGSRMRTMASSAAGSNSWVQVKTHLTIGDAVTHLKSQGMQVLATHLSDNAVDFREIDYTRPTCILMGQEKTGITQEALDLADQDIIIPMTGMVQSLNVSVASALILYEAQRQRQNAGMYRRENSMLPQDEQQRLLFEGGYPVLANVAKRKGLPYPHVNAQGEIEADATWWATMQSAR